From a single Flavobacteriales bacterium genomic region:
- a CDS encoding FMN-binding negative transcriptional regulator: MYNLPYHKENDPKVVVDFIARYPFAYISGCDANNRPIATQIPMFIETHNGRQILRGHMMKKTDHHLAFTNNPHVLVVFSGHHTYVSGSWYSNPHTPSTWNYMSVHAGGTIRFLDETALEEVLQLTSLHFEGGNEQSPTVYSNLPADYRQKLLKAIVAFEIEITKLDTVFKLSQDRDPESYEHIISMLKQQDEAGRVIAEEMEKRRK, from the coding sequence ATGTATAACCTGCCTTACCACAAAGAAAACGACCCCAAAGTCGTTGTTGACTTCATCGCCAGGTACCCATTTGCCTACATCTCGGGGTGCGATGCCAACAACCGGCCCATCGCCACGCAGATCCCCATGTTCATCGAAACACACAACGGGCGACAAATCCTCCGTGGACACATGATGAAAAAAACCGATCACCACCTGGCTTTCACGAACAACCCCCACGTGCTGGTTGTTTTTTCAGGGCATCACACCTATGTGAGCGGTTCGTGGTACAGCAACCCGCACACCCCTTCCACCTGGAACTACATGAGCGTACACGCCGGCGGAACCATCCGCTTCCTGGATGAGACCGCATTGGAAGAAGTGCTCCAACTCACCTCGCTGCACTTCGAAGGTGGCAACGAACAATCCCCCACCGTGTACAGCAACCTGCCCGCCGACTACAGACAAAAGCTGCTGAAAGCCATCGTGGCGTTCGAAATCGAGATCACCAAACTGGACACGGTGTTCAAGCTGAGCCAGGATCGTGACCCCGAAAGCTATGAACACATCATCTCCATGCTGAAACAACAGGATGAGGCAGGGAGGGTGATCGCGGAGGAAATGGAGAAGAGAAGGAAGTGA
- the vsr gene encoding DNA mismatch endonuclease Vsr: MTDVHEPEVRSYNMSRIRGKDTKPEMLVRRFLHANGFRYRLHDKLLPGKPDIILKKHNTVIFIHGCFWHGHDGCRYFVVPKTRTQWWLDKINRNKAKDAESCTQLKRSGWKIITVWECDLMKKKRDITLKKLIQKIVR; the protein is encoded by the coding sequence ATGACTGATGTTCATGAACCTGAAGTACGCTCATACAACATGAGCCGGATCAGGGGCAAGGACACAAAACCCGAAATGCTCGTACGCCGGTTTCTTCATGCAAACGGTTTCCGTTACCGGTTACACGATAAGCTCCTGCCTGGAAAGCCTGATATCATCCTGAAAAAACACAACACAGTAATCTTTATTCATGGCTGTTTCTGGCATGGTCATGACGGGTGCAGGTACTTTGTTGTTCCGAAGACTCGTACCCAGTGGTGGCTGGACAAAATCAACCGCAACAAGGCCAAGGACGCTGAAAGCTGCACTCAGCTAAAAAGAAGTGGTTGGAAAATCATTACCGTGTGGGAATGTGATCTGATGAAGAAGAAAAGAGATATTACCCTCAAAAAGCTTATTCAGAAGATCGTGCGCTGA
- a CDS encoding T9SS type A sorting domain-containing protein, which yields MKLFYKNSRPASRVEECLNKRFLLAVTISAMAMATTYAQDVNINPKGSALGGIVSTTEDNIYAYGKQLDVLRLNSERVVTPYRNVNNKLSLSTWNITTGATNISLWDTQTSPGPEIEVVKAAVLSESRIVTISGTWSTTYNNKLIEVWDISSAGYIIRRGSISFGAKKEYNILKVDDDRFAVLSKSSTGFDLDITVYDVTSSGNLQQVGQTSFAANNVGYSLTGVAVNPSKMVVCYGDDATSNLVVLGVTISSSGTPTVVYVNGAYSISSVSVTRLNQLAVMTTVRQSNGKLKSIRWNVYSSGSVLRQADSGELYSDLEGAPAPDNAVIAQGSGSNGRFVTVDREWLKGIRISVYNTNSSSVDLAGNLLLSGEYAKQLRTCQLSTSSILYDQYFVTAYTNADEQLQLRTWDLSLDLDASGKTDGISTAESAVQLNVHPNPSSGIFNMELTGDDQMAQVQVMDITGKIVKQLDLNGRQSTLDLTGMKQGLYLIKVKTLTGEEKVQRLILNR from the coding sequence ATGAAACTATTTTACAAAAACTCCAGGCCCGCCAGTAGGGTTGAGGAATGCCTGAACAAACGCTTTCTGTTGGCAGTGACCATCTCCGCAATGGCAATGGCCACCACCTACGCACAGGATGTAAACATCAACCCGAAGGGAAGTGCACTTGGCGGCATTGTAAGTACAACAGAAGATAACATTTATGCATATGGGAAACAGCTTGACGTGTTGCGCCTCAATTCCGAACGGGTAGTTACGCCCTACCGAAACGTTAACAACAAGCTCTCCCTGTCAACCTGGAACATCACCACAGGAGCAACAAACATCAGCCTGTGGGATACGCAAACCTCCCCTGGTCCTGAAATTGAAGTGGTCAAAGCCGCTGTACTGTCCGAGTCGCGGATTGTTACAATAAGCGGGACGTGGTCAACCACATACAACAACAAACTCATTGAAGTATGGGATATCAGCTCTGCCGGATACATCATTCGCAGGGGAAGCATCTCCTTCGGTGCCAAAAAAGAATATAATATTCTGAAAGTGGATGATGATCGCTTTGCCGTTCTATCGAAATCATCAACAGGGTTTGACCTTGATATCACGGTGTACGACGTGACCAGCTCTGGCAATCTGCAGCAGGTAGGGCAAACTTCCTTCGCAGCTAATAACGTGGGATATAGCTTGACCGGTGTTGCTGTGAATCCTTCAAAAATGGTTGTTTGCTACGGGGATGATGCCACATCAAACCTGGTTGTTTTGGGCGTGACCATCAGCAGTTCCGGAACACCTACTGTCGTTTATGTAAATGGCGCTTATTCGATAAGCTCGGTGAGCGTTACACGTCTCAACCAACTGGCAGTCATGACAACTGTTCGTCAGAGCAACGGAAAACTGAAATCCATCCGCTGGAATGTTTACTCATCAGGTTCGGTGCTCAGGCAAGCTGATTCCGGAGAACTCTATTCCGATCTTGAAGGAGCTCCCGCCCCGGATAATGCGGTGATCGCGCAAGGCTCAGGTTCCAACGGCCGGTTTGTGACGGTAGACAGAGAATGGCTAAAAGGTATAAGGATCAGTGTTTACAACACCAATTCCAGTTCGGTTGACCTTGCCGGAAACCTATTGTTATCCGGAGAATATGCCAAACAGTTACGTACCTGTCAATTGTCAACCAGCTCCATTCTGTATGATCAGTATTTTGTTACGGCATATACCAATGCAGACGAGCAATTGCAACTGCGTACATGGGACCTGTCACTGGACCTGGATGCTTCAGGCAAAACAGACGGCATCAGCACAGCTGAAAGTGCTGTTCAGCTGAATGTTCATCCCAATCCTTCATCCGGTATCTTCAACATGGAACTGACCGGTGATGACCAAATGGCACAAGTACAAGTGATGGATATCACAGGGAAGATCGTCAAGCAACTTGATCTGAACGGCCGGCAATCAACCTTGGATCTGACGGGCATGAAACAAGGCCTGTACCTGATCAAGGTTAAAACACTCACAGGAGAAGAGAAGGTGCAACGCCTGATTCTGAATCGCTAG
- a CDS encoding sigma-70 family RNA polymerase sigma factor, translating to MKATMTLTAKYHMTAVDIEAESHLVAAAREDIRNFEPLYRKYYDAIFRFVFRRCDAMETATDVTAEVFYKAMTRIHQYKDRGLPFSAWLYRIALNEMNTNFRKKSRHRIISIDDDSRLVTLAAEAGSEADDRMYAMLQIIKSLNGEATWLIEMRYFEERPFKEIADILGTTEAAVKMKMQRILQRIRKECAKLTTKQPS from the coding sequence ATGAAAGCCACCATGACGCTCACTGCCAAATACCACATGACCGCTGTCGACATCGAAGCTGAAAGCCACCTTGTTGCCGCCGCGCGTGAAGACATCCGGAACTTTGAGCCCCTTTACAGAAAATACTACGATGCCATCTTCCGGTTTGTGTTTCGTCGCTGCGATGCCATGGAAACAGCCACCGATGTAACGGCGGAAGTGTTTTATAAAGCGATGACCCGGATCCACCAATACAAGGACCGCGGACTACCATTCTCCGCATGGCTGTACAGGATCGCCCTGAACGAAATGAATACAAATTTCAGGAAGAAGAGCCGGCACCGCATCATCAGCATTGACGACGACAGCCGGTTGGTGACCCTGGCTGCAGAAGCGGGGTCAGAAGCAGATGACAGGATGTATGCCATGCTTCAGATCATCAAAAGCCTGAATGGGGAAGCCACGTGGCTGATTGAGATGCGGTACTTCGAGGAACGTCCCTTCAAAGAAATAGCAGATATCCTGGGAACCACCGAAGCCGCAGTGAAAATGAAAATGCAACGGATCCTGCAGCGCATACGGAAAGAATGCGCCAAACTAACAACGAAACAACCGTCATGA
- a CDS encoding restriction endonuclease, translating to MPSPLSQYFTGIGAKRLSDVEVAPDVSNQHEFNGISGFREIFGSERINFQGHFIYLTDDEEQIIKESGTLTWYDARENHPSRTEYRLYYSTNPVIDIAVAGDLVVIGQTGENKLAVIVAPQGSTSEQQLLWLFGLEEAGSKFVIRDFTGADTQLNFAGQYIITSLGFEVPDTAPDFLEQLINLFGVGFPTTAQFSAYARSTLTDVSPIEEPDDTLMAWLEREELLFKTLEKHIVAKKLQQGFGAQGTDVDEFISFSLSVQNRRKSRAGFAFENHLAHIFDASGIQYAKGAKTERNNKPDFLFPGIDHYHNADFTAQLLTMLGVKTSAKERWRQVLAEADRINNKHLITLEPAISRNQTDEMIAQNLQLVLPQPLMETYTEEQRAHLITLSDFIDVVREKQQQI from the coding sequence ATGCCAAGTCCATTATCACAATATTTCACTGGAATCGGAGCAAAAAGACTTAGTGATGTTGAAGTAGCTCCGGATGTTTCCAATCAACATGAATTCAATGGTATATCCGGGTTTAGGGAAATCTTCGGTTCAGAGAGAATCAACTTTCAGGGACATTTTATTTACCTGACTGATGACGAAGAACAAATTATTAAAGAATCCGGAACACTAACATGGTACGATGCCCGAGAGAATCACCCCTCAAGAACCGAATATCGACTTTACTATTCTACTAATCCAGTCATTGATATAGCGGTTGCCGGTGACCTGGTCGTAATTGGACAAACCGGTGAAAACAAACTGGCAGTAATTGTTGCCCCGCAAGGTTCCACATCCGAGCAGCAGCTACTATGGCTTTTCGGTCTTGAGGAAGCGGGTTCAAAATTTGTTATTCGTGACTTTACCGGAGCAGATACACAACTGAACTTCGCAGGGCAATACATTATTACATCACTGGGCTTTGAAGTGCCTGACACTGCGCCCGATTTTCTTGAACAGCTAATAAACTTGTTTGGTGTGGGCTTCCCAACAACTGCCCAGTTTTCTGCTTATGCACGCTCGACACTAACAGACGTATCTCCTATTGAAGAACCTGACGATACCCTGATGGCTTGGCTAGAACGGGAAGAACTGCTTTTTAAAACGCTCGAAAAGCACATAGTGGCCAAAAAATTGCAACAGGGTTTCGGTGCACAGGGAACCGATGTGGATGAATTTATTTCCTTCTCTTTAAGCGTTCAGAATAGAAGAAAATCAAGAGCAGGTTTTGCTTTTGAGAATCATTTGGCGCATATCTTTGATGCCAGTGGAATTCAATATGCAAAGGGTGCAAAAACAGAACGGAATAATAAGCCTGATTTTCTTTTTCCCGGTATAGACCATTATCACAATGCAGATTTTACTGCGCAGTTGCTGACCATGCTTGGCGTAAAAACTTCTGCAAAAGAACGGTGGCGGCAGGTTTTGGCTGAAGCTGACCGGATTAACAACAAACATCTGATTACACTGGAACCTGCTATAAGCAGAAACCAAACGGATGAAATGATTGCCCAAAATCTACAGCTTGTGCTTCCGCAACCACTTATGGAAACGTACACCGAAGAACAACGTGCGCACCTGATAACACTTTCTGATTTTATTGATGTAGTTCGGGAAAAACAACAACAAATCTGA
- a CDS encoding DUF2200 domain-containing protein: MNNERVFKMSFASVYPHYVNKAERKGRTKEEVDTVICWLTGYDATSLQQQILNKTNFEDFFAQAPRMNPNASKITGVICGYRVEEIEEPLMQKIRYMDKLVDELAKGRKMEKILRE, encoded by the coding sequence ATGAACAACGAACGCGTCTTTAAAATGTCCTTTGCCAGCGTGTACCCGCATTACGTGAACAAAGCGGAGCGGAAAGGACGCACCAAGGAAGAAGTGGATACCGTCATCTGCTGGCTCACCGGGTACGACGCCACGTCCCTCCAACAACAGATCCTCAACAAAACCAACTTCGAGGATTTCTTCGCACAAGCACCCCGCATGAACCCCAACGCGTCCAAAATCACCGGTGTGATCTGCGGCTATCGCGTGGAAGAGATCGAAGAGCCGCTCATGCAAAAGATCCGGTACATGGATAAGCTGGTGGATGAACTGGCGAAAGGAAGGAAGATGGAGAAGATTCTGAGGGAATAA
- a CDS encoding VOC family protein encodes MAQINPHINFNGNTEEAFTFYQSVFGGAFAKIVRFKDLAGPEFQVPEHEANKIMHIALPIGKNFLLANDVPEMMGRTNENENRSKISITAESKEEAVRLFNGLSAGGQVEIPMEESPGGSCFGMFRDKYGIEWMVAFDPE; translated from the coding sequence ATGGCACAGATCAATCCCCACATTAACTTCAATGGAAATACCGAGGAAGCATTTACCTTTTACCAATCCGTTTTCGGCGGAGCGTTCGCGAAAATCGTCCGGTTCAAAGACCTGGCAGGTCCGGAATTCCAGGTACCGGAACATGAGGCAAACAAGATCATGCACATTGCCTTGCCCATTGGAAAAAACTTTTTGTTGGCCAATGATGTTCCGGAAATGATGGGGCGAACGAATGAAAACGAAAACCGAAGCAAAATTTCCATCACCGCGGAAAGCAAAGAAGAAGCCGTCCGATTATTCAACGGACTTTCGGCAGGCGGACAGGTTGAAATACCCATGGAAGAAAGCCCCGGCGGTTCCTGTTTTGGTATGTTCAGGGACAAGTACGGCATTGAATGGATGGTGGCTTTTGATCCTGAATAG
- a CDS encoding DUF2007 domain-containing protein, which yields MNRFITIITVNYPTELVMPRMLLEAEGIECRTLDELTAQVNPMYSQAIGGVKLQVKQTNLQKAVDILKEGGYLTEEDLQPYNSLSWLDDATSQLPLLKNLRVELRLMILVSIGVLLLLGVLRFAI from the coding sequence TTGAACCGCTTCATCACCATCATTACTGTCAACTACCCGACGGAACTTGTCATGCCACGGATGTTGCTCGAGGCCGAAGGAATTGAATGCCGTACGCTGGACGAGCTGACTGCACAAGTCAACCCCATGTATTCCCAGGCCATCGGCGGGGTGAAACTTCAGGTAAAGCAAACGAACCTGCAAAAGGCCGTTGACATTCTGAAAGAAGGCGGCTACCTGACAGAAGAAGACCTGCAGCCATACAACAGCCTGTCCTGGCTCGATGATGCTACATCACAACTCCCGCTTCTGAAAAACCTGCGTGTGGAACTGCGCCTGATGATACTTGTATCCATCGGTGTTTTGCTTCTGCTGGGCGTGCTGCGTTTTGCCATTTAA
- the dcm gene encoding DNA (cytosine-5-)-methyltransferase — translation MGAKYSDIRRKLNLPELNGTPNGSAYLTHYWQGNNERIRSYFKDEALEYLETIVEDPAFNYELPLEYDVPFPPPARPSFTFIDLFAGIGGFRIAFQEMNGKCVFSSEWDKYSQKTYEANFGEIPFGDITKIDENKIPEHDILCGGFPCQPFSIAGVSKKNSLGRKHGFEDETQGTLFFDIKRIIKSRKPKAFLLENVKNLRAHDKGRTFEVIERNLRNLGYMVFSQVLDAKYYVPQHRERIFIVGFSKEHFPKNLVYKFPERPAEQPLFKEILERNPSEKYTLSDHLWNYLQDYAAKHKAKGNGFGFGLTDLNGVARTLSARYHKDGSEILIPQRNGSNPRRLTPEECKRLMGYPDQFRIHDTGVSDTQLYRQFGNSVVVPVVHAVAASILDVFRQYERQEERQKQREALLNGRPSTTQAISARSSE, via the coding sequence ATGGGAGCGAAATACTCGGACATACGCAGGAAGCTCAACCTTCCTGAACTTAACGGAACCCCCAACGGTTCTGCTTACCTTACGCATTACTGGCAGGGAAATAATGAACGTATCAGGAGTTATTTCAAGGACGAAGCCCTGGAATATCTGGAGACAATTGTGGAAGACCCGGCGTTCAATTACGAACTGCCGCTTGAATATGACGTTCCGTTTCCTCCTCCAGCACGACCTTCCTTTACATTCATCGACCTGTTCGCGGGGATAGGTGGGTTTCGTATTGCATTTCAGGAAATGAACGGTAAATGTGTATTCAGTTCGGAATGGGATAAGTACTCTCAAAAAACCTATGAAGCCAACTTTGGTGAAATACCGTTCGGTGACATCACCAAAATTGACGAGAACAAGATACCAGAGCACGACATCCTTTGCGGTGGTTTTCCCTGTCAGCCGTTCAGTATTGCCGGGGTATCCAAAAAGAACAGCCTGGGCCGGAAGCATGGATTCGAGGACGAAACCCAAGGAACTTTATTCTTCGACATCAAGCGTATTATTAAGTCCCGGAAACCAAAGGCATTTCTCCTGGAGAATGTAAAGAACCTTCGGGCGCACGATAAAGGCAGAACCTTCGAAGTAATTGAACGGAATCTGAGAAATCTGGGGTACATGGTATTCAGTCAGGTGCTGGATGCGAAATACTACGTTCCTCAGCATAGAGAACGAATCTTTATAGTAGGTTTCAGCAAGGAACATTTCCCCAAAAACCTCGTGTATAAGTTCCCGGAGCGGCCTGCTGAGCAGCCGCTATTCAAAGAAATTCTTGAACGAAATCCCAGTGAGAAGTACACACTGTCTGATCATTTGTGGAACTATCTCCAGGATTACGCAGCTAAACACAAGGCAAAAGGAAACGGATTCGGATTCGGACTGACTGACCTTAATGGTGTTGCCCGGACTTTGAGCGCCCGGTATCACAAAGATGGTTCAGAAATCCTGATCCCACAGAGAAACGGAAGTAACCCTCGTAGGCTGACTCCGGAAGAATGCAAAAGGTTGATGGGATACCCGGATCAGTTCAGAATCCACGATACAGGCGTTTCGGATACACAGCTTTACCGGCAGTTTGGAAATTCAGTCGTTGTACCGGTAGTACATGCTGTTGCTGCAAGCATACTGGATGTTTTCCGTCAATATGAAAGACAGGAGGAACGCCAGAAGCAAAGGGAAGCTCTACTGAATGGTAGGCCGTCAACGACACAGGCCATCAGCGCACGATCTTCTGAATAA
- a CDS encoding aryl-sulfate sulfotransferase: protein MNRKLLLGIACIAFLFASSDSKAQQYPGYILYSVQRSSTTYLIDTAGTTYHTWNHNSSDQTGYSIYLMPGGILWRSLTNSNSLNGGGMTGRVQKVDWNGTVLWDFTYSSSTYCLHHDFCPLPNGNVLLISYDVISSTDVAAAGCTYNGSVWSEKIMEVQPTGATTGNVVWEWRLWDHILQNVDANKPNYQSSIVNHPELMNVNFSISKDWFHMNGIDYNPVLDQIALSSHNQDMWFIIDHSTTTSEAASHSGGNAGKGGDFLYRYGNPSSYGASGSTALDVTHDAHWIPEFVPNAGRLVGFNNRGVSSSKSSVDQIDVPLNGYNYDITLGSAYSPTTYTERHACNGYSSNMANSVQLPNGNMQVCMATSGLIYEVDPNGTTIWSKTVSGTVPQAQRYSECYVSSSVPTIPQITLNGATLSSTSGTAYQWYLNGQPINGATNQTYTPAENGIYLVRVLDANGCIYSYSTGYNFLVTGLDMPEETVNFNIYPNPTTGLVHIKDAGMTGKRFDLYVMDAAGRTVLQNKNLYQVDMSEYENGVYTIIIRPEHAQPVQQRIVLTR from the coding sequence ATGAACCGAAAACTACTTTTGGGCATCGCCTGCATTGCCTTTCTTTTCGCATCTTCCGACTCAAAAGCACAGCAATATCCAGGCTATATCCTGTATAGCGTGCAAAGGTCTTCCACCACCTACCTGATTGATACCGCAGGTACCACCTACCATACATGGAACCACAACTCATCCGACCAGACCGGGTATTCCATTTACCTGATGCCCGGCGGTATCCTGTGGCGCTCACTGACCAACTCCAATTCACTCAATGGAGGTGGCATGACCGGCCGCGTGCAAAAAGTAGATTGGAACGGAACGGTGCTGTGGGACTTCACATACTCCTCTTCCACCTACTGCCTCCATCACGATTTCTGTCCGCTGCCGAACGGCAACGTACTCCTGATTTCCTATGACGTGATCTCCTCCACCGATGTGGCCGCAGCCGGCTGTACCTACAACGGCAGCGTATGGAGTGAAAAGATCATGGAAGTGCAACCCACCGGCGCCACCACCGGCAACGTGGTATGGGAATGGCGCCTTTGGGACCACATCCTGCAAAATGTGGATGCCAACAAACCCAATTACCAAAGCTCCATTGTGAACCACCCTGAATTAATGAACGTGAACTTCTCCATCAGTAAAGACTGGTTTCACATGAACGGCATCGACTACAATCCCGTACTTGATCAGATCGCCCTCAGCTCACACAACCAGGACATGTGGTTCATCATCGACCACAGCACCACCACCTCCGAAGCAGCCTCACACAGCGGCGGCAACGCCGGTAAAGGCGGGGATTTCCTCTACCGCTATGGCAACCCGTCATCGTACGGCGCTTCCGGATCAACAGCACTCGACGTGACCCACGATGCCCACTGGATTCCCGAGTTCGTGCCCAATGCCGGACGCCTCGTAGGATTCAACAACAGGGGCGTGTCATCTTCCAAGTCTTCCGTAGACCAGATCGACGTTCCCCTGAACGGCTACAACTATGACATCACCCTCGGCTCCGCTTACAGTCCGACCACCTACACCGAACGGCACGCCTGTAACGGTTACAGCAGCAACATGGCCAACTCCGTGCAGCTGCCCAACGGCAACATGCAGGTGTGCATGGCTACTTCAGGCCTCATCTATGAAGTGGATCCCAACGGTACCACCATCTGGTCAAAAACAGTAAGCGGAACCGTTCCGCAGGCACAGCGCTACTCGGAGTGTTATGTCAGCAGCAGCGTACCCACCATTCCGCAGATCACGCTGAACGGTGCCACACTGAGCAGCACATCCGGAACCGCCTACCAATGGTACCTGAACGGACAACCCATCAATGGTGCCACCAACCAAACCTATACCCCGGCCGAAAACGGAATTTACCTGGTGCGGGTGCTGGATGCCAACGGCTGCATCTACAGCTATTCAACCGGCTACAACTTCCTGGTCACCGGCCTGGATATGCCGGAAGAAACAGTGAACTTCAACATCTACCCCAATCCCACCACAGGCCTTGTACACATCAAAGATGCCGGAATGACCGGCAAACGCTTTGACCTGTATGTGATGGATGCCGCCGGCAGAACCGTTCTGCAAAACAAGAACCTCTACCAGGTGGATATGTCGGAATACGAGAACGGTGTGTACACCATCATCATCCGGCCGGAACATGCACAGCCTGTTCAACAAAGAATTGTATTAACCAGATAA
- a CDS encoding T9SS type A sorting domain-containing protein has protein sequence MKRFSTMLCLLVGLTGSLFAKKVKFAVDMRNEIVNTTGVHISGDFQVAAGYASDWCAECTPLTEEDSSGIYSIVVDIPAFQKYEYKFLNGDQFYEAEFVPEPSRVGYDFNDNRWLYVDSLADDTTFIGNIVFASNAPEGQLLLRFQVDMQKETVDADGAHVAGDFQSWDTQSDFLYHFDAAPADVHEKICYVTSGTYEYKYYNGEMTSMAETVPGACATNSNRAITLSADSVLPVVCFAGCSDCSTSGIRDLLRAHPIKVYPNPTHGAFTLSFMNKAGNKSVVITDALGRVSSRYAEVDGDTFRVDAEGLSAGTYFIHVLYDDHSFSAEKLIIE, from the coding sequence ATGAAACGATTCAGTACGATGCTATGCCTGTTGGTCGGACTTACAGGCTCCCTGTTTGCGAAGAAAGTGAAGTTTGCGGTGGACATGCGCAACGAGATTGTGAATACCACCGGTGTGCATATCTCCGGCGACTTCCAGGTGGCGGCAGGATACGCGAGCGACTGGTGCGCAGAATGCACCCCCCTCACCGAGGAAGACAGCAGCGGTATCTACAGCATCGTTGTAGACATCCCCGCCTTCCAAAAGTATGAGTACAAGTTTCTGAACGGTGACCAGTTCTACGAAGCCGAATTCGTGCCCGAACCCTCACGGGTGGGTTACGACTTCAACGACAACCGTTGGTTGTACGTGGACTCCCTCGCCGATGACACCACCTTCATAGGCAACATCGTCTTCGCCTCAAATGCACCCGAGGGCCAATTGCTGCTCCGCTTCCAGGTGGATATGCAAAAAGAAACCGTGGATGCGGATGGCGCACACGTGGCCGGCGACTTCCAATCCTGGGACACCCAAAGCGACTTCCTCTACCACTTCGATGCCGCACCTGCAGATGTGCATGAAAAGATCTGCTATGTGACATCCGGCACCTACGAATACAAATACTACAATGGTGAGATGACATCCATGGCCGAGACCGTTCCCGGCGCATGTGCCACCAATTCAAACCGCGCCATCACCCTGTCGGCCGACTCGGTTTTACCCGTGGTGTGCTTTGCCGGCTGCAGCGATTGCAGCACCAGCGGCATCCGTGATCTGCTGCGGGCCCATCCCATCAAGGTGTACCCGAACCCCACACACGGTGCCTTTACCTTGTCGTTCATGAACAAGGCCGGTAACAAATCCGTCGTGATCACAGACGCGCTCGGCCGTGTGTCAAGCAGGTATGCCGAGGTGGATGGAGACACATTCAGGGTGGATGCCGAAGGATTGAGCGCCGGCACCTACTTCATCCACGTGCTGTACGACGACCATTCATTTTCCGCAGAAAAACTCATCATTGAATAA